The Candidatus Nitrosocaldus cavascurensis genome segment GCATTGCTAGCACCTTAACCTATCCCCATTCCTTGCCCTTATCATCAATAGATAATCGTTATTGTTGTTACTCTTCAAGTAAATGAAGTGTTGTACTTTGCTGTCAATGCCGTCAACAAGGCTACTTTGCTATCGATGCAGGCTAATACAAGTAGTATGGTAATGCGCTAGCAGTAGTTTCTGCCTTATCATATCAGCATAAGCATAGAATATACAGTTCTTGCTATATCATGCTTCCTTAGATGAGGCTATGCTTAATATCTTCTCTGACCTTTGTTTAGCATGTAAGGCAAAGAGGATGCTAGTATTACTAGTGGTATTGGTAGTATTAGTATAGGTAAGGGTTATTATGGTCATAATAATAGTAGTAATCTTCCTATACAACTAGCATTATAGAAGTGTATGGCATAATGAATGTGTATAGTTATGGTTGCTGAGTTACATACTATGAGTCACATACTATCTTATATAGAAGCTCTGCTATATAATATTAATGAAGAGAAGTGATGTGAATAACAACTTCAACAAAGTAGGTGGATCAAAGAAAAGAAGAGAGACAGTAACATCCGCTACACTTCTAGGTATGGTATTTGTACTAGCATCTATAACAACACCATTTTATGGAATAGGAAACAGTAACAGTGCCTATGCACAAGGTTCAGATCAAATAGTAGACTTCAATGGAGATGGTTATGAAGATATTGCAATAGGTGTACCATTTGAGGAGTTCGGAACATTAACAGATGCTGGCATTATTAATGTGTTATATGGCTCATCCTCAGGCTTACAGGCATCATCACCAGCAGATCAGACATGGAGCCAAGATACTTCTAGTGTAAAAGATGTAGCAGAAGATTTTGATTACTTTGGCTGGTCACTAGCTGCAGGTGACTTCAATGGAGATAGCTACACAGATCTAGCAGTAGGTGTGCCAGCCGAGAATGTAGGTAGTATAACAGATGCTGGAGCTGTCAATATACTGTATGGCTCATCCTCAGGCTTACAGGCATCATCACCAGATGACCAGATATGGCATCAGGATACTTCTAGTGTAAAAGATGTAGCAGAGATCGGAGATAACTTTGGCTGGTCACTAGCTGCAGGTGACTTCAATGGAGATGGTAAAGATGATTTAGCAGTAGGTGTACCATTTGAGGATATAGGTAGTATAACAGATGCTGGAGCTGTCAATATACTGTATGGCTCATCCTCAGGCTTACAGGCATCATCACCAGATGACCAGATATGGCATCAGGATACTTCTAGTGTAAAAGATGTAGCAGAAGATTTTGATCTCTTTGGCTATTCTCTAACTACAGGCGACTTCAACAACGATGGTAAAGATGATTTAGCAGTAGGTGTGCTAGCCGAGAGTGTAGGTATTATAACAGGTGCTGGAGCTGTCAATATACTGTATGGCTCATCCTCAGGCTTACAGGCATCATCACCAGATGACCAGATATGGCATCAGGATACTTCTAGTGTAAAAGATGTAGCAGAAGATTTTGATCTCTTTGGCTATTCTCTAACTACAGGCGACTTCAACAACGATGGTAAAGATGATTTAGCAGTAGGTGTACCATTTGAGGATATAGGTAGTATAACAGATGCTGGCATTATTAATGTGTTATATGGCTCATCCTCAGGCTTACAGGCATCATCACCAGATGACCAGATATGGCATCAGGATAGTCCTAACGTTGATGGTGTAGCAGAAGACACTGATTTCTTTGGTTGGTCACTAGCTACAGGCGACTTCAACAACGATGGTAAAGATGATTTAGCAGTAGGTGTACCATTTGAGGATATAGGTAGTCCCACCATATTTGAAGCTGGTATAGTACAGGTATTGTATGGCTCATCCTCAGGCTTACAGGCATCATCACCAGCAGATCAGACATGGAGCCAAGATACTTCTAGTGTAAAAGATGTAGCAGAGACCAATGATTCATTTGGTTGGTCACTAGCTGCAGGCGACTTCAACAACGATGGTAAAGATGATTTAGCAGTAGGTGTACCATTTGAGAGTGTAGGTAGTGTATTAGATGCTGGAGCTGTCAATATACTGTATGGCTCATCCTCAGGCTTACAGGCATCATCACCAGATGACCAGATATGGCATCAGGATAGTCCTAACGTTGATGGTGTAGCAGAGAGTGGAGATCAACTTGGTTATAGACTCTAGGTTCACCTTCTATTTATTTTTGGTAAGTAAATGAATCATCCTGTAGATATAGTTGATATCTCATTATCCATAATATTAATTATAAGAAATAAGACAACCACTGCTTTGTTACATAACTAGTATATCACTTATCTATATGCTATATTGCTATCATCCCTTATAAGTCCATACCTCCTTAGTACTGCTTCCCTCTGATCTGAACTTGCTAGATGTATGTATCTATTCCTTATAGGAGAACATTTCCT includes the following:
- a CDS encoding FG-GAP repeat protein, which gives rise to MKRSDVNNNFNKVGGSKKRRETVTSATLLGMVFVLASITTPFYGIGNSNSAYAQGSDQIVDFNGDGYEDIAIGVPFEEFGTLTDAGIINVLYGSSSGLQASSPADQTWSQDTSSVKDVAEDFDYFGWSLAAGDFNGDSYTDLAVGVPAENVGSITDAGAVNILYGSSSGLQASSPDDQIWHQDTSSVKDVAEIGDNFGWSLAAGDFNGDGKDDLAVGVPFEDIGSITDAGAVNILYGSSSGLQASSPDDQIWHQDTSSVKDVAEDFDLFGYSLTTGDFNNDGKDDLAVGVLAESVGIITGAGAVNILYGSSSGLQASSPDDQIWHQDTSSVKDVAEDFDLFGYSLTTGDFNNDGKDDLAVGVPFEDIGSITDAGIINVLYGSSSGLQASSPDDQIWHQDSPNVDGVAEDTDFFGWSLATGDFNNDGKDDLAVGVPFEDIGSPTIFEAGIVQVLYGSSSGLQASSPADQTWSQDTSSVKDVAETNDSFGWSLAAGDFNNDGKDDLAVGVPFESVGSVLDAGAVNILYGSSSGLQASSPDDQIWHQDSPNVDGVAESGDQLGYRL